The genomic interval GCAGCGCCTCGAATAGCTCACTCAGCATCCAGAGCAGGAAGGTCGCGTAGAGACGCGGCGCGCGCATCAACTCGTCGGCTGCGAGAATCGAAATGAATCCGCGACCATCGCGATCGGTGCGCATCAGGTCGGCAATTTCGAGCGCCCGCTCGCCAAAGAAGTTCTCGGCGCCCTGCTGTTCCAGCACGAGCAATGCGCGCTGCACGGCGCCAATCGAAGCGGTGGTGACATTGCCGTACTTGACCGAAATGTCCTTGGCTCGCTGCTGAATGTCGATCAGCAGCGCCCGCAGATCCTTCATGTCGAGCAGCAGCAGACCTTCGTCATCGGCTACCTTGAAGGCGATGTTGAGCACGCCTTCCTGTGTATCGTTGAGTTCGAGCATCCGGCTCAGCAGCAGCGCGCCCATCTCGGAAATGGTCGCACGGATCGGATGGCCCTGACGGCCGAACAGGTCCCAGAAGATCACCGGGAACACGTCGTCCTTGTAATCGTCGAAGCCGATTTCCTTGGCGCGCTCGGTCTGCCAGCCTTGCGCCTTGCCCATTTTGGCAACGCCGGACAGGTCACCCTTGATGTCGGCGGCAAACACCGGAACGCCCGCAGCGGAAAAGCCCTCGGCCAACACCTGAAGCGTCACCGTCTTGCCGGTACCCGTCGCGCCCGTCACCAGGCCATGCCGGTTGCCGTATTTCAGCGCCAGATATTCGGGATGCGTGCTGTTTCCGAGGTAGATCTTGTCGTCAGCGAGCATTGGGGCACCCATCATTCGTGTTGCGTTCTTATAGACGTCCCCACTGCATTGGGACAACTCGTAACTCTGTTTTCCATTGTTGATAGCGAGTGCGTCGCTGCCAAGGCATGATACGGCATGACCCAGACGATGCTCTCAAATCGCCGTCGCGTCCTCGCTGGAATTGCGACTTTCGCCCTTGTGACCCCGGTCGCCGCGCAATCGGTGCTCGACGCCACGACTGTTGGCCTCGTCGGCAATAGCGATGCGGACCAGAGTCCAGCGTTGCAACGCGCGCTGGATACGGCGGCGGCAGCGGGCCAGACCTTGCGCCTGCCCGGAGGCAGGATCGTCGCCGGCAATATCCAGTTTCCAAGCAATCTCATTGTCGAAGGCGTCCCCGGCAGCACACAACTGGTGTCAGCCTTTGGCAATCCCGTCGGCGGAATCACCGGCCGCACCGCCGTCATCCTGCGCGACATTGCCTTCGTCGCCGCGCCAGCCGGCAACAAGGAAGCCCCTGCTCTGTTCGGCATTGAGGCCAGCGAGGCCATCACGCTCGAGCGCTGTAGCTTCAGCGGCGCATCGACCGGGCTGATGATCACCGACGCCGCCGTCACCATCCGCGATTGCCGGTTCACCGATCTTGGCGACGCGGCCATTCATTCAATGAACAGCCGCGGTCTGCTGATCGCCGGCAATCGCATCACAGGCTGCGGCAATGCCGGCATCCGCATCTGGCGCTCGGACAATGGCTCTGACGGCTCGATCGTCACCGACAACCACATCGCCAAGATCGGCTGGGTCGGCGGCGGCAATGGTCAGAACGGCAATGGCATCAACGTGTTCAAGGCCGACGAGGTCATCGTCGCCAACAATCACATCGCCGATTGCGCCTTCACTGCCGTGCGCCTCAATTCGACGAACAACACCCAGATCAGCGGCAATACCTGCCTGCGCTCGGGGGAAGTCGCGATCTTTTCCGAGTTCGCCTTTTCCGGCTCTGTCATCGCCAACAATATCGTCGATGGCGCTGCAAGCGGCATTTCGATGACCAATCTCGACAGCAATGGCCAGTTGGCCGTCTGTACCGGCAATATCGTGCGCAACATCACGCCGCTGTCACTGGTCAATCCCGACACGACCCCAATCGGCATTTTCGCCGAGGCCGATGCCGCCATAACCGGCAACACGGTTCAGAAAGTGCCGGGCGTAGGCATCGTCGCCGGGTTCGGTCCGTTCCTGCGCAATGTGATGATCTCGGGCAATGTCGTCACCGCCAGCAATATCGGCATCGGCGTCAGCGTCGTCGACGGCGCCGGCAAGGTCAAAATCGCCGGCAACCTCGTCGACGCCCGCGACCATGCCGTGGTCGGGCTGGCCTGGGACCAGATCATGGAACCGGACCTGCTTAGCAACGCCAGCCGCTATGGCAACGTCACGGTCAGCCCGTAGCGAACAAGTCGGTCACGCAACCGCCGAACGGAGTTCACCCACCTCGGCGCCGCGTACGCTCTTGATGGTCTGGTGGGCCAGGCTTTCCAGCACGGCGCGCTGCTCGTCGTTAGGGTCGGCCAGCTTGAGCAGCATGCCCGCGAGCATTGCCTGCGACGCGGCGATATTGCCATCGTCGCATTTAAGGGCATAGCCCCAGCCCTTGTCGCGAATGGCGCCGCATTGCACGCCTTCCGCGCCGACCTTTTGCATCAGGCGGCCGCCAAACACGTCCATCAGCCGCGTGTCGGCATGGCCGGTTCCAGCAACAAGATGGGGATGGCTGGTGGCGGCATCGAACAGGCGTGTGGCCGCTGTCGCCAGTTCTGGCGAAATACCCTTGCCTGTGGCCATGCGGGCAAAGCCAAAAGCAAAGGCGCGCAGCGGCGCGGCGAACGTTGGGATGGAGCAGCCATCGGTGCCGCATTTGCCTTCGGTCAGTTGCTCGCCGATCACTGCTTCGACGGCAGCGCGGACTGCCTTTTGCACCTCGTGTTCGCGCCCGACATAACCTGCCGTTGGTACGCCCATCGCCAGCGCAACGCTCAGCATGCCCGAATGCTTGCCGGAGCAGTTGTTGTGCAACGGGCTCGCTTCAAGGCCGCTGGCGCGCAACGCATCGCGCGCCGCTGCGTTGGTCGGCGCGTGGGCACCACATTCAAGATCGGCTGCCGACAGGCCGATGCGGGTCAGCAGCCCATTGGCCGTGGCCACGTGGTCGGCCTCGCCGTGATGGGAGGCGCAGGCCAGCGCGAGTTCTTCGGAGGTGTGGTGGAACTGGTCTTCAGCATGCCGGGCAAAAATCGGCAGAGCCTGCATGGACTTGATGGCGGAGCGCGGAAAAATCGCGCGGTCGATGTCACCGGCGGACGCGATGATCGTGCCATCGGCATCGACCACGACATAGGCGCCGCGATGGCGGTTCTCGATCCAGTTGCCGCGAATGGTTTCGGCAAGAATGGGATTGGCATCCATCAAAAAAACTCCGGTCCAGACTGTCTTGAGAACAGTGCAGGACCGGAAAAGTCAACATGCATGGTCAGGAGGCAGGCACGGCGTTCAGAAAGGGAGAGGAATTCGCAGAGCGCAGCGGCGGCGCTAAACTCAGTTGGATACCGCGCTCAGATAGCGCGAGTTGACCCAGCCCTGGGTGTATTTGGTGTGGACCAGGCACCAGTCGGCGCCGGTATTGGCTTCAATGCAGCGCTCGACCCAGACCTGGCTGCCGGTATTCAGAGCGCCGACCTGCTGCGAATAGGCGGCTGGCCATTTGCGCACGTTGAGCTTGTCCCAGTGCGCGACGCCGGTCACCTGGGCGACCTGGGCCACATTGTATCCGGCGGCCATGGCTGGCTGCACGGCAAATGCGCCGGCGGCGACCATCACCATGCCGCACAAAGCGGCGACCAAAACTTTTTCCTGTTGCTTGTTCATTGTGTCTCTCCCTCAAGAGCATCTGTCATTTCTTGATTGTGAGCTTGCCACCAAAGCCTTGAACCCATCCTGAGGCTGGCGTTCAGAATCGGTTCATCTTGGAGGTAAAGCCCGTGGCGTGCGGTCATCGCATGTCGCGCTGGTGGACATAGAGGATGATGGTGCCGCCGCTGCCGAAGCGGACCGAGACAACATCATGCTGGTCATAGTTCTGGGACCGCAGCGCGCCGATCAGGCCGGGATTGCGGGCGATGGGATTGCGCAGCAGTTCGGCATTGCCGTTGACGAACAGGGAGCCATAGTCGTTCTTGCGAGCAACAGTGCGATCTTCGCAAACGGGAATGATGGCAATCCGCTGCGCTACGAGGCCGAGAATTTCTGCGGCCTTGGGCGTGCGCATGAAGCCCATCAGTTCGCTACAGTCGGGATCGCTGCTGGGTGATTCAGGCCGTTGATCATCGCGCGGGCCGTTCCAGACGGAGGCATGGCTGGCGGTGCTGGCGAAGGCCGTAACGAGGCCGAGGATGACTGCGACAGTGGTCAGCTTGTACATTTCAACTCTCCAGTAATTCGGTTCACCGGAGCGGCCCTGCGCCGTTCCTGACGCCATAAGGCGCCGGGCCGCTTGAACTGGCCGTGATGGCCGCGTTCATCTGGCATTTACCGTGGTGGGGAGTTGGCGAGCCGCGGCCCGGTCAATCAAATGGCCGAGCAGGTGGTCCCCGCCCGGCCATTTGCCGAAGGTCAGTTGAAGCTGGCAGACGGGCCGTCAGTCGACGGCGATGTGGCCGATGCCTTTCTTTTCGATTTCGTCAAAGCTGGCTTGATAGCCCGCATCGGCGTAGCGCATCACGCCCAGTGCCGTGTCATTGGTCAGCGCATGGTCGAGCCGTTCGTCGCCCTCAGGCGTGCCGTCGGCCACCACGGTCACGCCTGCCGAGGTCATGTACCCCGCATAGCCGCCGCCACCGGAATGCACCACCACCAGATCAGCCATCGATGAGCACAGCAGCATGGCATCGAGCAGTGGCCAGTCAGCGATGGCGTCCGAGCCATCCTTCATGTTCTCGGTCATGATGTTGGGATGAGCCATGGCACCGGCATCTAGGTGGTCGCGGCTGAAAGCGACCGGCCCCTTGAGCGTGCCATCGGCAACCATGGCATTGACCGCGCGGGCAAGCGCCGTGCGCTCGCCATGGCCGAGCCAGGCGATACGCGCCGGCAGGCCCTCAAACGGCACATGTTTCCGCGCCAACGCGATCCAGTTGGTGACGATGTAGTTGTCCGGAAACATTTCGAGCAGCTTGTCGTCGATCTTGGCGATATCGGACGGATCGCCCGACAGCGCCATCCAGCGGAACGGCCCGATGGCCCGCGCAAATAGCGGCCGCAGATAGGCTTCGGTAAAAATCTTGATGTCGAAGGCGTTCTCCACGCCGCCAGCCTTGGCGTGGGTGCGGATCAGATTGCCATTGTCGAACACTTCCGAGCCCGCCGCCTGAAAGGCCAGCATGGCGCGGACATGGTCGACAATCGAGGCGCGGCTTGCTGCCATCAGCTGGCCGGGGCCTTCGACGCGCAAGCGTTTGACCTCGTCCAGCGACATGCCCTTGGGCACGTAGCCATAGACCAGATCATGCGCCGAGGTCTGGTCGGTGACGATGTCGGGCATGATGCCGCGACGGGCGATCTCGGGGTAGATTTCGGCCGCATTGCCGACCAGACCAATTGAGGTGGCGCGCTTTTCAGCGACCGCCTTGTCGATCATCGCCAGCGCCGTATCGAGGTCGGGCGCGATCTCTTCGAGATAGCCGATCTCCTTGCGCTTGCGGGCGCGCTCGGCGTCGATATCGACGCATAGGATCGCGGCCCCCGCCATGCGACCGGCCAGTGGCTGCGCCCCGCCCATGCCGCCAAGCCCCGCCGTCAGAATGAACCGCCCGGCCAGCGAACCACCGAAACGGTTCTCGGCAATACGCATGAAAATCTCGTAGGTGCCCTGAATGACGCCCTGGCTGCCGATATATTGCCAGGCCCCTGCCGTCAGCCCGCCCCAGCAGATCAGGCCCTTCTTTTCGAGCTCATAGAACACCTCGGCCTTGGCCCACTGCCCGACAATGTTGCAATTGGCCATGATGACCAGCGGCGCCTTGGAGTGGGTCTTGAGCAGACCAATCGGCTTGCCGGACTGGATGATGAGCGTCTGATCCTCGTCCATCTTGAGCAGGGTTTCGACAATCGCCTTGTGGCTCGCCCAATTGCGCGCTGCCTTGCCGAGCGCGGCATAGACGATCAGCTCGTCGGGGTTCTCGCCGACGCTGAGCACGTTTTCCAGCAGGCGCAGCAGCGCCTCCTGCCGCCACCCCTTGGCGCGCAGTTCCGGGCCGCCCGGAATGGGGAAATTGGGATGGCGTGGATTGGGTGTGGGCATAAAAACCTCGTTCTTTCTTCACCTCTCCCTCCGGGGGAGAGGTCGACCGCCTTCGGTCGGGTGAGGGGGCCTTTTCTTGGTGCGGTGCGAGGGATAGGCCCCCTCACCCGGCGCTTCGCGCCGACCTCTCCCCCAAGGGGAGAGGTGAAGTCGTGCTAGGTGTCGCTTCTCCGCCGCCCCTGATCCAGCGCATATTTCGCCAGTTCGATCCCCATGCGGTCCTCCACAAATGGATAAACCGCCGGATCGAGCACGCTGGAACTCAAGGGAATAATCGCTTTGGGCACATGCAGCACGAAGACATACATGCCGCGCCCCAGCTGCCCCACCGATAGCGCCTGCCCGGCAGCGTCGAGCGTCGTCAGCACATCGGGGAAGGTCGCGAGGCGATTGCCGCCCGCATCATCCACCGCCATATATTCGTTCATCACATGCAGTGTCGTGGCCTTGTCCCCCTCACCCACCGTGATGCGGCCGATGTCGAAGGCTTCCTTGGTGTAGACCACGTTTATATCGGTGATGTAGCCCTTGGTCAGGATCACCCCGCCCGTCGTATCGACGATGGCGTCGATCATCTTGCCCGGGCCCTTACCCTCAGCTGCGATCATCGCCTCGCCCAGCTTGAGCGCCAGCGAAATGCCGCCAAGCGCCGCGTGCTTTTGCACATAGCTTGCACGCAACGGGTTGCGGCACGAGGCGATGAAACCGCCCGACATATCTGCCGCCGTGCGCAGGATCGGCGAGACTTTCGCCGTCGCGCCGCGCGTTACCAGCTCGATATAGCGGTTCTCATCGCGATTGCCGCCGACTGCTGTCTGGATCATCTGTTCGGGCGAGCCAGCCATGCCGATGGAGCCCATATCGCCGGTCGGATGGGCGCGGATATCGCCCACCGCATCGACCACCTTGGTACCCAGAATGGCCGATGGCAGCCAACCGTTCAGCGTCGATGATTTGCCGTTCTGGCCAACCATCAGGCCAGTCAGCTTGTCGCCCAGTGCGTCCTGCAGCAATTGCACGGCTTTGACATAGTCCACGCCCTGCATTTCCCAGGGCGTCGTCGAGGCCGGCGCGCCGATGGCGGCGGCTGTCGCCACCCAATCGTTGGCGTCCAGTTCTTCGATACTGACCAGTTCAGGCTTACCGATGCTGACGGCGGCCTTACCGAGCATACGGCCATGATCGGCCCATCCGCCACCGCCCGCCGCATAGACGGAGCCGCCACGCACGGCGGCCTCGACGTCCTTTTCGGTGAGAATTCGGCCCATCAGTTCGTCTCCTGCAATTTGGTGTCGAGCGCGAGCACAGCGTCCAACAGGACCGCCGCGCCCAGCGCAATATCTTCAGTGGTGGCGAATTCATCCGGCGTGTGGCTACGGCCATCGACGCAAGGCACAAAGATCATCGCCGCCTTGGTAATCCGCGCCATCCAGGCCGTGTCGTGCCCTGCACCCGACGCCATGCGCCGATGCCGCGCGCCGACGGTGTCGCAAGCCGCATCGAGCACATCCAACAGGTCCGCATGGCCCGGCGTTGGCTGATTGTCCGAGACGATGCGCGGTTCGCTCACTGTGACGCCGGTCTTTTCCGCAATGGCGGCAACGCCCTTGCCCAATTCTTCGATAAACCGCTCCATGTCGGCGCGTAGCTCAGCGCGGGCGTCTATGAGCATACGGACGCGGGCGGGCACTACGTTTGCGGCGTTCGGGGTCATCTCGAACTCACCGACGGTCGCGGCGAAATGTTCTTCGCCACTGGCCAGCGCCTTGCCCAGTTCCTCGACGCCCAGCGTGATCCAGGCCGCGGTGGTCAACGCGTCCTTACGCGCGCCCATCGGGGTCGTGCCGGCGTGATCGGCGCGGCCATCGACGATGATCTCGATGCGGGTAATGCCGGCAATTGCCGTCACAACGCCGATATCGAGCTGCTCATTTTGCAGCACCGGGCCCTGTTCGATATGCAGTTCGAGGAAAGCCTTGATGTCGTCGCGCGGCGTGGTCTCGAACGGATCGCCGCCAACCGCGGCAATGGCGCGTTCGAGCGTGACATCATCGTTAGTGCGCTTGAGCCATTCGGCCGGACGGGTGCCGCTCATGCCGCGGCTGCCGATACAGGACACGCCGAAAATGGACACTTCCTCGGCGAGGAAATCGACCACTTCGAGCGTATGGTCCAGCGTCAGGCCCTGATCCTTTAGCGCCCGCGCCACTTCGAGCCCTGCGACCACGCCCGCAATGCCGTCAAATCGGCCTCCGTCCGGCACAGTGTCGGAGTGCGAGCCGAGCATGATGGTGCCCAGTTCGGGCCGCCTGCCAGCAATGGTGCCGATCAGGTTACCGGCTGCGTCAATGCGCGTTTCAGCGCCAAGCTGCTGGAGCGCTTGCTCCAGCCATTTGCGACCTTCGAGGAATTTGGGCGTGAAGGCGCGACGGGTCCAGGGACGACCAGGTTCGGTGATGGCCGCAAGGGCGTCGATATCGGCAGCGATCCGGTCGGCGCGGATGGGGGAATTTGGGATCATTGGAACACGTCTTTCGGGGTATCCGCCAAAAACCTCACGCCCGAACCTCCGGCCGAACGAACCGTCCTACCCCAGGCTCAGCAACTTTGACCCCATCAAACACCTGCTTGCCCCGCAGATAGGTCAGGCCCACCGTCCATGGCAGTTTGATGCCATTATACGGCGACCAACCCACCACATTGTGGCCGCTGGCGGCAGCGTCATAGACCTGCGGGCGCGGGAAAAGCACCGTAATATCGGCGTCCTTGCCCGAGGTTAGCGCGCCCTTCGTATGGTCGATGCGGAAATGCTTGGCCGGGTTCTGCGCCATCAGTTTTGCCGCCCAGCTCAGCGGAACATCGCGCTCCACCGCGCCCTTGATAAACAGCGGCACCATGACTTCGAGCCCCGGCACGCCAGACGAATTGGCCAGCATGTTTGGGTTGGTCTTGCGGTTTTCCGACCAGCTGACGTGGTCGGTCGAGACCATGGTCACATTGCCCTTGCGCACATGCTCCCAGAGCTTTTCGACTTCTGCGCGTGGGCGGATCGGTGGGTTGATCTTGGCCTTGCCGCCAAGCCGGGCCACGTCGTGTTCTTCATCCAGCGTCAGATAGTGGATGCAGCACTCTATGGTCGCGTCAAAACCCTGATCGCGATAGCTGCGGGCGATGTCATAGCCACGGCCGAGCGAGCAGTGAACGACATGGGCGCGGCACCCAGTTTCGGCGCCGGTTTCGTAAATCTGCAGCGACGCCAGCAGCTCGGTCAGCGGCGGACGGCTGAGGCCATGGGCGCGGCAATCGGTGATGCCGGCTGCCTCGACCTTGGCCATGGCCGCGCGGACCATTTCGTCGTCTTCGTTGTGGACGCCTGCGGCCAGACCGGTCTTGGCGACTTCGGCAAAGCACTCTTCGAGCAGCGCCGGGGGAATGCGCGGGAAGCGGATTGGGTCGGTGCCGAAGGTCGAGAACTTGAACGCTGCAACGCCGGCTTCGGCCTGCTCAGCGATGCGGCTAGCGCGTTCCTCGGGATTGATCGTGCCATAAAGCGCAAAATCGACCCGCGCCTGCGGTTGCGCATGGGCGACCTTGATGCGGACGGCTTCAGCCGAGCACACCAGATTGCCCTCGTCATAAGGCATATCGACGATGGTCGTGACGCCACCAGCGGCGGCAGAGCGGGTCGACCAGATGAAATCTTCCTGGTTCTTCTGGCTCAGCGAATGGGTCTGCGCATCGATGGCGCCGGGCAGGATAAGCACGTTGCCAAGTTCATGCCGCTCATGGGCATGGGGGGCAACGCCTTCGCCGACATGCACGACCTTACCATCGCGCACGGCAACATAGCCGTTTTCGACGATGAGATCGGGCAGCACGACCGTGCCGGACAGAACGAGATCAAAATCGGACATCTAGTGCTTCCACAAACTCGGACCGGGCTTCCCTCCCCCTTGTGGGGAGGGAGTGAGGGTGGGGGTAAAGACTGGGTGCCGAGCATGTGGCTCACCCCCACCCTTGATCCCTCCCCACAAGGGGGAGGGAGACGAAAGAGCCGATGGCTTCATCACGCCGCAGCCCTCCCCAATTGCCCGGTGCGCGCCATCAAAAACCGCTCCAGCGCCGAAAGCGCGTCATAGATCAGCACGGCCAGCACGCCGACGATGAGGCCACCTTGCAGCACGAAGGCCGTGTTGCTCGACAGCAGCCCCGCGATGATGACTTCGCCCAGCGTGCGGGCGGCGACGGTCGAGCCAATGGTGGCGGTGGCCAGCGAAATGACGACAGATAGACGAATACCGGCCAGGATCACCGGCAGCGCTAGCGGCAGTTCCACCTTGATCAGACGCTGCCAGCCAGTCATGCCGACGCCTTTGGCGGCATCGGTGACGGCGGGCGGCAAGTTGGTCAACCCCGTCAGTGTGTTCTCAAAAATCGGCAGCAGACCGTAGAGAAACAGCGCCACCAGCGTTGGGGCCGTACCGAAGCCCAGCATGGGAACAGCCAGCGCCAGCACAGCCACCGGTGGAAAGGTCTGGCCGATATTGGCGAGCGACCGCGACAGCGGCAGGAATTCGGCGCCGAACGGGCGGGTGACGATAATCGCCAGACCGACCGCGATAATGGTCGAGGCGACCGCCGCCGCCAGCACGATACCCAGATGGTTGAGCGTGATATCGAGCAGGCTGCCCTGATTGTAGATGGCGGGCTGGTTGTTCTTGGTGAACAGGCCGAAGAACCCGCTGAACAGGTCGGGGTTCACCAGAAACAGGATGAGCAGCGCAAAGACCGCGATGCGGATCAGATTGCCGATCTTCATTGCGGCCTCGCGGCGAGGCGGGCGAGTGCGCCCAGCGTCACCTGCCCCACGATCTGCCCATCGCGGCGCACCGGCAATGCCGGGCGCCCCGACCACAGCAGTTCGGCATAGGCATCGCGCAGCGAGGCGCTGGCCTCGATGGGCTCACCGCTGACCTCACCGGCCTCGATATGATCGGAGACCTTGGCCAGCGACAGCAGGCGGAATGGCCGCTCGCTGGTGCCGATCAGTTCGGCGACGAATGGCGTGGCTGGATTGGCGATGATCTCGGCGGGCTTGGCGCATTGCAGCAGCTTGCCCTTGTCCATCACGGCAATGGTATCGCCGAGATGGATGGCCTCTTCCATGTCATGGGTCACCAGCACGACGGTGGTGCCGAACTTGCGCTGGATGGCGAGCAGGTCTTCCTGTGCCTTGGCGCGGATGACCGGATCGAGCGCGCCATAAGGCTCGTCCATCAGCAGGATATTGGGGGACGCAGCGAGCGCCCGCGCCACACCGACACGTTGCTGCTGGCCGCCGGACAGTTCATGCGGCAGGCGGTTTTTGAACTGGGCTGGATCGAGCTGGAACAGGCTCAGCAGTTCATCGACGCGGGCCGAAATCTTGGCCTTGTCCCAGCCAAGCAGCTTGGGCACGGTCGCCACGTTCTGGCCCACCGTGCGATGCGGAAAAAGACCGTGGCCCTGAATGGCGTAGCCAATGCGGCGGCGCAGCTCATACGCCGGAATGCCGGAAATATCCTCACCATCGATGCGGATATGGCCCGAGGTGGGCGTCACCAGCTTGTTGATCATGCGCATCAGCGTGGTCTTGCCCGAGCCGGACGTGCCCACGATGACGCAGATGCTGCGTGGCTGAATGGTCAGGGTCACATGATCGACAACCGTGGTCTGGTCGTAGGTCTTGGTGATGTCGTCGATTTCGATCATGGACGGCGTCCCCCGCGTGAAGTCATTTCAACAATTGCGTCGAGCACCACGGCGGCAGCGAAGGCCAGCGCCACGGTCGGCACGGCGCCAAGCAGCACCAGATCCATCGCCGTCTGGCCGATGCCCTGAAACACGAAAACGCCAAAGCCGCCGCCCCCGATCAGCGCAGCGATGGTGGCAAGGCCGATGTTCTGCACCAAGACGATGCGCAGGCCAGTGAGGATCACTGGAAATGCCAATGGCAGTTCAATGGCCGACAGGCGCTGTGCGCCGGTCATGCCCATGCCCTTGGCCGCATCGATGGCGGCAGGTGACACGCTTTGCAGGCCAACGACCGTATTGGAAACGATGGGCAGCAGCGAATAGGCAAACAGCGCGACCAAAGCGGGGGCTGCGCCGATGCCGGAAATGCCGATGGCCGATGCGCCGGGAATGTTGGCAGCGACCCATGCCAGCGGCGCGATGAGCAGGCCGAACAGAGCAATGGACGGAATGGTCTGAACGATGTTGAGGACGTTCAGCACGCCCGCGCGCAGTGGACGGACCTTGTAGCAGAGGATGCCAATGGGCACGCCAACTACGGTGGCAATCGCCACCGAGCCAAAGGCCAGCGCCAGATGGGTGCGCGCTTCAGCCCAGAAGGCAGGGGCGCGGGTACTGTATTCCTTGAGGATCGACAGCGAATTCCAGCTACCGCTCCACAGCAGCAGGCCGATGGCGGCGGAAACGGCTACGAGAATGGCTATGCGTACCCACGGGCCGAAACGC from Devosia sp. 2618 carries:
- a CDS encoding ABC transporter ATP-binding protein, whose product is MIEIDDITKTYDQTTVVDHVTLTIQPRSICVIVGTSGSGKTTLMRMINKLVTPTSGHIRIDGEDISGIPAYELRRRIGYAIQGHGLFPHRTVGQNVATVPKLLGWDKAKISARVDELLSLFQLDPAQFKNRLPHELSGGQQQRVGVARALAASPNILLMDEPYGALDPVIRAKAQEDLLAIQRKFGTTVVLVTHDMEEAIHLGDTIAVMDKGKLLQCAKPAEIIANPATPFVAELIGTSERPFRLLSLAKVSDHIEAGEVSGEPIEASASLRDAYAELLWSGRPALPVRRDGQIVGQVTLGALARLAARPQ
- a CDS encoding amidohydrolase family protein — translated: MSDFDLVLSGTVVLPDLIVENGYVAVRDGKVVHVGEGVAPHAHERHELGNVLILPGAIDAQTHSLSQKNQEDFIWSTRSAAAGGVTTIVDMPYDEGNLVCSAEAVRIKVAHAQPQARVDFALYGTINPEERASRIAEQAEAGVAAFKFSTFGTDPIRFPRIPPALLEECFAEVAKTGLAAGVHNEDDEMVRAAMAKVEAAGITDCRAHGLSRPPLTELLASLQIYETGAETGCRAHVVHCSLGRGYDIARSYRDQGFDATIECCIHYLTLDEEHDVARLGGKAKINPPIRPRAEVEKLWEHVRKGNVTMVSTDHVSWSENRKTNPNMLANSSGVPGLEVMVPLFIKGAVERDVPLSWAAKLMAQNPAKHFRIDHTKGALTSGKDADITVLFPRPQVYDAAASGHNVVGWSPYNGIKLPWTVGLTYLRGKQVFDGVKVAEPGVGRFVRPEVRA
- a CDS encoding ABC transporter permease — translated: MSIAEISHAPSRPNWLAFDKLGVLIALIAIAGALLPFALFRANRIVPGESRSILEALPTLPMVVLIAILLVAYIIALLRFPITAKLVAGFVALAALFVMIGISATYLTPEGDTFARVSPGAGFWLLVFAFALLVTDALTRLRFGPWVRIAILVAVSAAIGLLLWSGSWNSLSILKEYSTRAPAFWAEARTHLALAFGSVAIATVVGVPIGILCYKVRPLRAGVLNVLNIVQTIPSIALFGLLIAPLAWVAANIPGASAIGISGIGAAPALVALFAYSLLPIVSNTVVGLQSVSPAAIDAAKGMGMTGAQRLSAIELPLAFPVILTGLRIVLVQNIGLATIAALIGGGGFGVFVFQGIGQTAMDLVLLGAVPTVALAFAAAVVLDAIVEMTSRGGRRP
- a CDS encoding ABC transporter permease, with protein sequence MKIGNLIRIAVFALLILFLVNPDLFSGFFGLFTKNNQPAIYNQGSLLDITLNHLGIVLAAAVASTIIAVGLAIIVTRPFGAEFLPLSRSLANIGQTFPPVAVLALAVPMLGFGTAPTLVALFLYGLLPIFENTLTGLTNLPPAVTDAAKGVGMTGWQRLIKVELPLALPVILAGIRLSVVISLATATIGSTVAARTLGEVIIAGLLSSNTAFVLQGGLIVGVLAVLIYDALSALERFLMARTGQLGRAAA